The following are from one region of the Stanieria sp. NIES-3757 genome:
- a CDS encoding HAD superfamily phosphatase, subfamily IIIA, translating into MIKRALLQPDLILGDTVTKITPELLYQYQLKGLILDVDETLVPFREREVSELLQQWIIQIRQVATIWLVSNNLSQNRIGGIARSLNVPYIAGAKKPSRRKLRQAAAQMNLPVEQVAMVGDRLFTDVLAGNRLGMFTILVEPMLGPTMEAPSYSIRNFEVWVSQIIGVSLATTQHNFTQEEKS; encoded by the coding sequence ATGATTAAACGAGCTTTACTACAACCAGATTTAATTTTGGGGGATACTGTAACTAAAATTACTCCTGAGCTTCTTTATCAATATCAACTCAAAGGACTAATTTTAGATGTAGATGAAACTTTAGTTCCATTTAGAGAAAGAGAGGTTTCTGAATTATTACAACAATGGATTATTCAAATTAGACAAGTAGCGACAATTTGGTTGGTTAGCAATAATTTAAGCCAAAATCGAATTGGTGGAATTGCTCGATCATTAAATGTACCTTACATTGCTGGTGCGAAAAAGCCTTCACGTCGAAAACTTAGACAAGCAGCAGCGCAAATGAATTTACCAGTCGAACAAGTTGCGATGGTAGGCGATCGCCTTTTTACTGATGTGCTGGCAGGTAATCGTTTGGGTATGTTTACAATTTTAGTTGAACCAATGCTTGGCCCTACTATGGAAGCTCCTTCTTATTCAATTCGGAATTTTGAAGTATGGGTGTCACAAATTATTGGTGTATCTTTGGCTACTACGCAACATAATTTTACACAAGAAGAAAAATCGTAA